In Pelosinus sp. UFO1, one genomic interval encodes:
- the rbsD gene encoding D-ribose pyranase → MKKTGILNQGISEVIAGMGHGDMLVIGDCGLPIPSGVRRIDLALTHGVPGFLETLRVILQELEVEKAVIATEMETISPKMLESVKRMMGSVLLEKCTHEEFKEMNKRAVAVIRTGECTPYANIILRSGVNF, encoded by the coding sequence ATGAAAAAAACTGGCATATTAAATCAAGGAATTAGTGAAGTAATTGCTGGTATGGGACATGGGGATATGTTGGTTATTGGTGACTGTGGTTTGCCAATACCTTCTGGAGTACGCCGTATTGATTTGGCTTTAACTCATGGAGTGCCAGGGTTTTTAGAAACTCTTCGGGTAATTTTGCAAGAGTTAGAGGTTGAAAAGGCCGTGATTGCCACAGAGATGGAAACCATAAGTCCCAAAATGCTTGAGTCTGTGAAACGAATGATGGGCAGCGTGCTTTTAGAGAAATGTACCCATGAAGAATTTAAGGAAATGAATAAGAGGGCAGTAGCAGTGATTCGCACTGGTGAGTGTACACCTTATGCGAATATTATTCTAAGGTCTGGTGTTAATTTTTAA